One region of Rhodocaloribacter litoris genomic DNA includes:
- the sprA gene encoding cell surface protein SprA, with product MVRQARPHPLRFVAALAAGVLVLLAALAGMAAPGRFVPPGQPGGFYIARADTDSVHVARPASDTTIALPDTGLAARYLPRWRRDRPSASLFPRSRSPLSLGPSRIWQHRIALDSTEQAYVIREQVAGQDVRHPVVLDLAAYRRARLRHDLSRNWRELYDQRARQRNRSQRSGLGISVVVPGGRESAFTTIFGKNELDLRVNGQADIRAGFDYRKSDQQVAITGRASQLDPDFKQDLRLGINGTIGDKLRIDVNYDSNSQFDFQNQIKLEYTGYEDEIIRKIEAGNVFLQTPSSLIRGGQSLFGIKSEFQIGGLYLTTVMSQQEGQANSLSISGGSETTNFDLKPTDYEDETHFFLAYYFRNRWEDALSDPPNLRVANGFERIAEIEVWKLQPTTPEEENVRQAVAVVDLAEDPRLLTEANAYTATVLPDPALDQYDDTPGGELDTQLRDGNAAPASYLEDVKGLTGADFQVGRFKKLERGRDYTLDEVLGFISLRQRLLENEALAVSFRYIANGRSVQVGDFSTGTGGSGGGQNEDKLVLKLLRPVQLRQPAPETGFNPAVWYLQLRNIYRFPGSGINPNEFNLQIFYEPPGKTASKTLPGVGGQATLLQLLGLDRLNTDQAPRPDDQFDYLVNYTIDPGNGRLIFPFLEPFGGRLERLIEQGGGSEQEKQEARNLFVFSSLYRQKKENARRDTQHDVYRIRGSYRGAVQAFYDLRAYAGLVPGSVRVTSGGTPLNEGTDFVVDYQGGTLTITNPAYLTAGRDINIEYEQNSFFNLQKKTLLGLRADYSLNENFGLGATVMRLSQKSPIDKYRIGEEPIQNTIWGVDGTLRLEPRWLTRAIDLLPLVQTRAPSAISVTGEFAQLRPGSNETLAFERTRRNLRNAGRDFNGDELRGISYIDDFEGFENTFSLKQPGAWQLASPPDSIGAIDRDGVVPGTRADSLRTTWRGSFGWYTINANMFSQLNGVPVYDLEAVDIVQIRDVFPNRDTRAEIDQTLQTLDLYFNPSERGPYNYTTDLQGFLDNPKNAWGGMAQRLPEGFTDFSLKNIDFVEFIIRPFPENPTGDAGRDAKLYVDLGSISEDILPDEKLNNEDGLSLSDFNPAAVGPWGRTPNGSQNSAVDIDDASRRTEDLGLDGLPSYVTDGTYSKTEQEHFRHFLDAITAVSGDARYQAEVAKALADPSGDDYHYFANDRFFDDPTFFPNRATFQQRFTRWFAGHELNAFETQNQLANNTSIKRGNSRYPDSEDRNLNSAIDTENSYFQYEVPLSKAILDSLAAPERVNDFVVGEIVDTQTGRRTGWYQIRIPVQNYTRRVGDIRDFSLIESIRIWTTGHEVPITIRFATLELVGSQWQKSEQVTLERETPADTTASPTRTTISSINNEENSLYRPPLGAIVSQTRLATGGTQNAREQSLVFRVEHLRPGQQRAIFRTYNQGLDLLKYANLRMFVHMHGRTADGVDLTALPKEEARRKVRLFVRLGANQTNDYYEYEQPLTPSSETAGDEDELWQTNREFDGRILDLNSMNLVLGALNQLKVARDRLGVPTEEVFWNVRGDSLVAPDVPDAEAFAPPGTRLAIRGNPSLGRINTIVIGLRNPADSTSNALEDILEDVTIWVNELRVSGYDEQNGWAALVNADVKLADFGRVKANFQTRTDGFGSLSSTLGERDQVDLTNWSLLTEVNADKLLPERYGWSIPVSLQIQSNRTRPRFSPTRGDVRLDEILAQIEERDDLDPAQKALEKQRAIEAAETRSFTRSFTTRFGKQGSRSGLLRYTLDGLALTYAYSDTDARSPSLRLNDTWRWSSTLSYRLNVPRPKTVRPFWFLDELPLLGLLGDLRFNYLPQSLSASGTATRSFSQTQDRPREGDLLAEDALPEPVAFPLREQHAFTHSRNFQLQYNPFGFLNLSFDMSTNQSLNAVGVDTLFSVVTRDSTGTVETFEGLNLDEALAQGLIEAEDIGRNAFELARLRVRPADEVFAKFFKGADGVRTERHEQRFSATFRPQLSRSGVLSWINLQDVVYSAQFGWQNGPVGRNTGAAVSNQFDVRGGVTLRLQDFWRKFAFYRALEEAERQAQAEKERRRREAERRRAEQLKPKPETEQGEAGQEDQAEEKEDDEGGGLKVPLPDPVSLMRKLVLAVTGVRDLTLTYSGTRSARSSNVGRFNADSTGVLSPWSLFDAFRGNGPSLGYRFGLERTLPLENRLIDPTLQVADQFDNTNRIQGRTALNPSPSLQINLNWSVDWNQGRTLTYRRPPDDPGRIEITETESGSNRASVWTFGASYLDLFRRQLETYQRDLAHQPDPANPLLGDEDGNGRVVLTNQSVAEDFRSAFTTGLGPLDDQGLLPFPMPGWNVNYSGLSKWPLLRSLTQSLTLRHGYSADYSADYRTNTLAAGGDSLGTFDLGTRRIQFTLPLTEAGTIRINERFQPLIGLDISWKGRIQTNIAFNTSNAFSLSTSNFEVSQNETRELSVTASFQKTGLKIPLLGGKRLNNRISFSLTVSRSQTSNQRFLLRRALIDAATRGSEFVLEDALKDPNVSLITDHTRLVISPQISYQFSNRVSANFTLRYEQFDSKDSRQPSATNIQGNFNIRVNIQN from the coding sequence ATGGTCAGGCAGGCGCGTCCCCACCCGCTACGCTTCGTGGCGGCGCTGGCAGCCGGTGTGCTGGTCTTGCTGGCGGCGCTGGCGGGCATGGCGGCCCCCGGCCGCTTCGTCCCGCCGGGGCAGCCGGGCGGCTTCTACATCGCCCGGGCCGACACCGACAGCGTGCACGTGGCGCGGCCGGCCTCCGACACGACGATCGCCCTGCCGGATACGGGCCTGGCCGCCAGGTACCTGCCCCGGTGGCGGCGGGATCGCCCCTCGGCGTCGCTCTTTCCCCGCTCCCGGTCTCCGCTCTCGCTCGGGCCGAGCCGGATCTGGCAACACCGGATCGCCCTCGACTCCACGGAGCAGGCCTACGTCATCCGCGAGCAGGTGGCCGGCCAGGACGTACGGCATCCCGTCGTGCTCGACCTGGCCGCGTACCGCCGGGCCCGCCTCCGGCACGACCTCTCCCGGAACTGGCGGGAGCTCTACGACCAGCGCGCCCGCCAGCGAAACCGCAGCCAGCGAAGCGGCCTCGGCATCAGCGTCGTGGTGCCCGGCGGGCGCGAGAGCGCCTTCACCACCATCTTCGGCAAAAACGAACTCGACCTCCGCGTCAACGGGCAGGCGGACATCCGCGCCGGCTTCGACTACCGCAAGAGCGACCAGCAGGTGGCCATCACCGGGCGGGCCTCCCAGCTCGACCCCGACTTCAAGCAGGACCTCCGCCTCGGCATCAACGGCACCATCGGCGACAAGCTCCGCATCGACGTCAACTACGACTCGAACAGCCAGTTCGACTTCCAGAACCAGATCAAGCTCGAATATACCGGCTACGAGGACGAGATCATCCGGAAGATCGAGGCCGGCAACGTCTTCCTCCAGACCCCCTCCTCCCTCATCCGGGGCGGCCAGAGCCTCTTCGGCATCAAGAGCGAGTTCCAGATCGGCGGCCTCTACCTGACCACCGTCATGAGCCAGCAGGAGGGCCAGGCCAACAGCCTCTCCATCAGCGGCGGCTCCGAGACAACCAACTTCGACCTCAAACCCACCGACTACGAAGACGAAACCCACTTCTTCCTGGCCTACTACTTCCGCAACCGCTGGGAGGACGCCCTCTCCGACCCGCCCAACCTCCGCGTGGCCAACGGCTTCGAGCGCATCGCCGAAATCGAGGTGTGGAAGCTGCAACCGACGACCCCCGAGGAGGAAAACGTCCGCCAGGCCGTGGCCGTGGTGGACCTGGCCGAAGACCCGCGCCTGCTCACCGAGGCCAACGCCTACACCGCCACGGTGCTGCCCGACCCCGCCCTCGACCAGTATGACGACACCCCCGGCGGCGAGCTGGACACCCAGCTGCGCGACGGCAACGCCGCCCCGGCCTCCTACCTCGAAGACGTCAAGGGCCTCACCGGCGCCGACTTCCAGGTCGGCCGCTTCAAAAAACTCGAACGGGGACGGGACTACACCCTCGACGAAGTGCTCGGCTTCATCTCGCTGCGCCAGCGCCTGCTCGAAAACGAAGCCCTGGCCGTCAGCTTCCGCTACATCGCAAACGGGCGCTCCGTCCAGGTCGGCGACTTCTCGACGGGCACCGGCGGCTCGGGCGGCGGGCAGAACGAGGACAAGCTGGTGCTGAAGCTCCTGCGCCCGGTCCAGCTGCGCCAGCCCGCCCCCGAGACCGGCTTCAACCCGGCCGTCTGGTACCTCCAGCTCCGCAACATCTACCGCTTCCCCGGCAGCGGCATCAACCCGAACGAGTTCAACCTCCAGATCTTCTACGAACCCCCGGGCAAGACGGCCTCGAAGACCCTGCCCGGCGTCGGCGGGCAGGCCACGCTGCTGCAGCTCCTGGGCCTCGACCGGCTCAACACCGACCAGGCCCCCCGCCCGGACGACCAGTTCGACTACCTGGTCAACTACACCATCGACCCCGGCAACGGCCGCCTCATCTTCCCCTTCCTCGAACCCTTCGGCGGCCGCCTCGAACGGCTCATCGAACAGGGCGGGGGCTCCGAGCAGGAAAAGCAGGAGGCCAGAAACCTGTTCGTCTTCTCCAGCCTCTACCGCCAGAAAAAGGAGAATGCCCGGCGCGACACGCAGCACGACGTCTACCGCATCCGCGGCTCCTACCGCGGGGCCGTGCAGGCCTTCTACGACCTGCGGGCCTATGCCGGCCTGGTGCCCGGCTCCGTCCGCGTCACCTCGGGCGGCACCCCCCTCAACGAAGGCACCGACTTCGTCGTCGACTACCAGGGCGGCACCCTCACCATCACGAACCCCGCCTACCTGACCGCCGGGCGGGACATCAACATCGAGTACGAGCAAAACTCGTTCTTCAACCTGCAGAAGAAAACCCTGCTCGGCCTGCGGGCCGACTACAGCCTGAACGAAAACTTCGGCCTCGGCGCCACCGTCATGCGCCTGAGCCAGAAGTCCCCCATCGACAAGTACCGCATCGGCGAAGAACCCATCCAGAACACGATCTGGGGGGTGGACGGCACGCTCCGGCTCGAGCCGCGCTGGCTCACGCGCGCCATCGACCTGCTGCCGCTGGTGCAGACCCGCGCCCCCAGCGCCATCTCGGTCACCGGCGAGTTCGCCCAGCTCCGCCCCGGCTCCAATGAAACCCTCGCCTTCGAACGCACCCGGCGCAACCTGCGCAACGCCGGCCGCGACTTCAACGGCGACGAGCTCCGCGGCATCTCCTACATCGACGACTTCGAGGGCTTCGAAAACACCTTCTCCCTCAAACAGCCCGGCGCCTGGCAACTGGCCTCCCCGCCCGACTCCATCGGCGCCATCGACCGGGACGGCGTCGTACCCGGTACCCGGGCCGACTCCCTCCGCACCACCTGGCGCGGCAGCTTCGGATGGTACACGATCAACGCCAACATGTTTTCCCAGCTCAACGGGGTCCCTGTCTACGACCTGGAAGCCGTCGACATCGTCCAGATCCGCGACGTCTTCCCCAACCGGGACACCCGCGCCGAGATCGACCAGACGCTCCAGACGCTCGACCTCTACTTCAACCCCTCCGAACGCGGCCCCTACAACTACACCACCGACCTCCAGGGCTTCCTCGACAACCCGAAGAACGCCTGGGGCGGCATGGCCCAGCGCCTGCCCGAAGGCTTCACCGACTTCAGCCTGAAAAACATCGACTTCGTCGAGTTCATCATCCGCCCCTTCCCCGAAAATCCCACCGGCGACGCCGGGCGCGACGCCAAGCTGTACGTGGACCTCGGGTCGATCTCGGAAGACATCCTCCCCGACGAGAAGCTCAACAACGAGGACGGCCTCTCCCTGAGCGACTTCAACCCGGCCGCCGTCGGCCCCTGGGGGCGAACGCCCAACGGCTCCCAGAACAGCGCCGTCGACATCGACGACGCCTCCCGCCGCACGGAAGACCTCGGCCTCGACGGCCTGCCCTCCTACGTCACGGACGGCACCTACTCGAAGACCGAACAGGAACACTTCCGGCACTTCCTCGACGCCATCACGGCCGTCAGCGGGGATGCCCGCTACCAGGCCGAGGTCGCCAAAGCGCTGGCCGACCCCTCCGGGGACGACTACCACTACTTCGCCAACGACCGCTTCTTCGACGACCCCACCTTCTTCCCCAACCGCGCCACCTTCCAGCAGCGCTTCACCCGCTGGTTCGCCGGGCACGAGTTGAATGCCTTCGAGACCCAGAACCAGCTGGCCAACAACACCTCCATCAAGCGCGGCAACTCCCGCTATCCCGACTCGGAGGACCGCAACCTCAACTCGGCCATCGACACCGAGAACAGCTATTTCCAGTACGAGGTGCCGCTGAGCAAAGCCATCCTGGACTCGCTGGCCGCCCCGGAACGCGTCAACGACTTCGTCGTCGGCGAGATCGTCGACACGCAGACCGGCCGGCGGACGGGGTGGTACCAGATCCGCATCCCCGTGCAGAACTACACCCGCCGGGTAGGCGACATCCGGGACTTCAGCCTGATCGAGTCCATCCGGATCTGGACGACGGGCCACGAGGTGCCCATCACGATCCGCTTCGCCACGCTCGAACTGGTGGGCAGCCAGTGGCAGAAATCCGAACAGGTCACGCTCGAGCGCGAAACGCCCGCCGACACGACGGCCAGCCCCACCCGCACGACGATCTCCTCGATCAACAACGAGGAAAACAGCCTCTACCGTCCCCCCCTCGGCGCCATCGTCAGCCAGACGCGGCTGGCCACCGGCGGCACCCAGAACGCCCGCGAGCAGTCGCTCGTCTTCCGGGTCGAGCACCTGCGCCCGGGCCAGCAGCGCGCCATCTTCCGCACCTACAACCAGGGCCTGGACCTGCTCAAGTACGCGAACCTCCGCATGTTCGTCCACATGCACGGCCGCACCGCCGACGGGGTGGACCTGACCGCGTTGCCGAAGGAGGAAGCCCGCCGCAAAGTGCGCCTCTTCGTTCGCCTGGGGGCCAACCAGACCAACGACTACTATGAGTACGAACAGCCGCTGACGCCCAGCAGCGAGACCGCCGGCGACGAGGACGAACTCTGGCAGACCAACCGGGAATTCGACGGGCGCATCCTGGACCTGAACTCGATGAACCTGGTCCTGGGCGCCCTCAACCAGCTCAAGGTGGCCCGGGACCGCCTCGGCGTACCCACCGAAGAGGTCTTCTGGAACGTGCGGGGAGATTCCCTCGTGGCCCCGGACGTGCCCGACGCCGAAGCGTTCGCCCCGCCGGGAACGCGCCTGGCCATCCGGGGAAACCCCTCGCTCGGCCGCATCAACACCATCGTCATCGGCCTGCGCAACCCCGCCGACTCGACGAGCAACGCCCTCGAAGACATCCTCGAAGACGTCACCATCTGGGTCAACGAGCTGCGCGTCTCCGGCTATGACGAGCAGAACGGCTGGGCCGCCCTCGTCAACGCCGACGTCAAGCTGGCCGACTTCGGCCGCGTCAAGGCCAACTTCCAGACCCGGACCGACGGCTTCGGCTCGCTCTCGAGCACGCTCGGCGAACGGGACCAGGTGGACCTGACGAACTGGAGCCTCCTGACCGAGGTCAACGCCGACAAGCTCCTCCCCGAGCGCTACGGCTGGTCGATCCCCGTCTCGCTGCAGATCCAGTCGAACCGCACGCGCCCGCGCTTCTCCCCGACCCGGGGCGACGTGCGCCTCGACGAGATCCTCGCCCAGATCGAAGAACGGGACGACCTGGACCCCGCCCAGAAAGCCCTCGAAAAGCAGCGGGCCATCGAGGCGGCCGAGACGCGCAGCTTCACCCGCTCGTTCACCACCCGCTTCGGCAAGCAGGGCTCCCGCTCGGGGCTGCTGCGCTACACCCTGGACGGCCTCGCCCTGACCTATGCCTACAGCGACACCGACGCCCGCAGCCCCTCCCTCCGGCTCAACGACACCTGGCGGTGGTCCAGCACGCTCAGCTACCGCCTGAACGTCCCGCGCCCGAAGACGGTGCGACCCTTCTGGTTCCTGGACGAGCTTCCCCTCCTCGGGCTCCTGGGCGACCTGCGCTTCAACTACCTGCCGCAGTCCCTCTCGGCTTCCGGTACGGCCACCCGCAGTTTCTCCCAGACGCAGGACCGCCCGCGCGAAGGCGACCTCCTCGCCGAAGACGCCCTGCCGGAGCCCGTCGCCTTCCCCCTGCGCGAGCAGCACGCCTTCACCCACAGCCGCAACTTCCAGTTGCAGTACAACCCCTTCGGCTTCCTGAACCTGAGCTTCGACATGTCGACGAACCAGAGCCTGAACGCCGTCGGCGTGGACACGCTCTTCTCCGTGGTGACGCGCGACAGCACCGGCACCGTCGAGACGTTCGAAGGGCTCAACCTGGACGAGGCCCTGGCCCAGGGACTGATCGAAGCGGAAGACATCGGCCGCAACGCCTTCGAGCTGGCGCGCCTGCGCGTGCGCCCGGCCGACGAGGTGTTCGCCAAGTTCTTCAAGGGCGCCGACGGGGTCCGCACCGAACGGCACGAGCAACGCTTCTCGGCCACGTTCCGCCCCCAGCTCTCGCGCAGCGGCGTGCTCAGCTGGATCAACCTCCAGGACGTCGTCTACAGCGCCCAGTTCGGATGGCAGAACGGGCCCGTCGGGCGCAACACCGGGGCCGCCGTCTCGAACCAGTTCGACGTGCGCGGCGGCGTCACGCTGCGCCTGCAGGACTTCTGGCGCAAGTTCGCCTTCTACCGGGCCCTCGAGGAAGCCGAACGCCAGGCCCAGGCCGAGAAGGAACGCCGTCGACGCGAGGCCGAACGCCGCCGGGCCGAACAGCTCAAACCGAAACCCGAGACGGAACAGGGCGAAGCCGGGCAGGAGGATCAGGCCGAAGAAAAAGAGGACGACGAGGGTGGCGGCCTGAAGGTCCCGCTGCCCGACCCGGTCTCCCTGATGCGCAAGCTGGTGCTCGCGGTCACCGGCGTCCGGGATCTGACCCTCACCTACTCCGGCACGCGCAGCGCCCGCTCCTCGAACGTCGGCCGCTTCAATGCCGACAGCACGGGTGTCCTCTCCCCCTGGAGCCTCTTCGACGCCTTCCGGGGCAACGGCCCCTCGCTGGGCTACCGCTTCGGCCTCGAGCGCACGCTCCCGCTCGAGAACCGCCTCATCGACCCCACGCTGCAGGTGGCCGACCAGTTCGACAACACCAACCGGATCCAGGGCCGCACGGCCCTCAACCCCAGCCCGTCCCTGCAGATCAACCTCAACTGGAGCGTGGACTGGAACCAGGGACGCACCCTCACCTACCGCCGCCCCCCCGACGACCCGGGCCGGATCGAGATCACCGAGACGGAAAGCGGCAGCAACCGCGCCAGCGTCTGGACCTTCGGGGCCTCCTACCTCGACCTGTTCCGCCGGCAACTGGAAACCTACCAGCGTGACCTCGCCCATCAGCCGGACCCGGCCAACCCCCTCCTCGGCGACGAAGACGGCAACGGCCGGGTCGTGCTGACGAACCAGTCCGTCGCCGAGGACTTCCGCTCCGCCTTCACGACGGGCCTGGGACCGCTCGACGACCAGGGCCTGCTCCCCTTCCCCATGCCCGGCTGGAACGTCAACTACTCGGGGCTTTCGAAATGGCCCCTGCTCCGCAGCCTCACGCAAAGCCTGACGCTCCGCCACGGCTACAGCGCCGACTACAGCGCCGACTACCGCACCAACACCCTGGCGGCCGGAGGCGACTCGCTGGGCACGTTCGACCTCGGCACCCGGCGCATCCAGTTCACCCTCCCCCTGACCGAAGCCGGCACCATCCGGATCAACGAACGGTTTCAGCCCCTCATCGGGCTGGACATCAGCTGGAAAGGACGCATCCAGACCAACATCGCCTTCAACACGAGCAACGCCTTCTCCCTGAGCACCAGCAACTTCGAGGTCAGCCAGAACGAAACCCGGGAGCTCTCGGTGACGGCCAGCTTCCAGAAAACCGGCCTGAAGATCCCGCTGCTGGGGGGCAAGCGGCTCAACAACCGCATCAGCTTCAGCCTGACCGTCTCGCGCTCGCAGACCAGCAACCAGCGTTTCCTGCTGCGCCGGGCCCTGATCGACGCCGCCACCCGCGGCAGCGAATTTGTCCTCGAGGACGCCCTCAAAGATCCCAACGTCTCGCTCATCACGGACCACACGCGGCTGGTCATCTCGCCCCAGATCTCCTACCAGTTCAGCAACCGCGTCTCGGCCAACTTCACGCTGCGCTACGAGCAGTTCGACAGCAAAGACAGCCGCCAGCCCTCGGCCACGAACATCCAGGGGAACTTCAACATCCGGGTGAACATCCAGAACTGA